DNA from Hwangdonia lutea:
TTCCTGTGCTATTTTATTCAACTCTTGAAGCTTCTTACCAAGCTTCTCTTTGGATTGCTTTTTTGCTTTTTTATTTTTCATGATTTCTAAGGACTTGTCTCTTTAAGGGGCAAAAGTTCTATTGCCAGTTGTAAAACTTCCATTATGTCATAGTGAAATCCATTTACTTGGACTGGTGGGGCAACATCGTCCTGTAAACAGGTCATACTTAGTACCATCAGGGACTTGGCCATACATAGCATTTCAAAGGGGGTATCGAATTCTAATTTCCGAACCAAACTATCTGACTCATGATTGTTGGTTGGTTCTTTCAAGGGGTTTTCTGAACATGAATCCATGTCATTATGTACCATGGTTTCCATAAAAACCGATAGTTCTTCATTGAACAGAGATTTGATTTCATTTATGAACAATGCCAGCTTTTGTGACAGTTGGTCCAGTTCCCTATCGGTTATCCTGTAGCTGTGGCTATATCTTGCAGATGAATAGGCGTCTTCCAACAGATCCAACAATCCAGTTTCTGCATCCGATTCCGGCAAAAACATACCTTGCAATTCGTTCAACGAATTCAATACATAGGTTTGGTGGTTCTTGATACTGTGGCATATCTTTGTCTTGCCACATATAAACCGCTCTAAAACCCTATAGCCCTGCTCAAAGGTCTGGTGCATCATAAAGGCACTTTGTGATAGATCCCTTTGTGCCCTGAAAAATTGGATGCCTTTTTTAAAGGATTTCATTCGGGACATGTCCCTCTTAAAATCCTGCTTGATCTTTTCAAAAAGTTTGGTTGGTTCTTCTTTGGGATAGTTCCAGATTGAAATGTTTTGGGTGGTTTTGTAAACCAAGCTCTTTTCGTGGCAATTGTTTAGAAAATATAAATTGCCACATAGTAGTTCACTCTGGGCATAGCTAAAGGTAAAGACCCTATAACCGAAGTCTTCATAATCCAAAAAAACAGAGTTTATAACAGGCATTATATGTTCAATGTCTACTTTATGGGAACGTCCCATTATGATGTTGATTCGATATCTAAATGAATGATGGCAAGTCCCTTTGTTCAGATAAATACTTTCAACGTCAATAGCCTCTACTATTTTGGCAATGATTTTACAAAGCTGTTTTGGGTTATCCCCTGCTCTATTTTCAACGCTTATGGCTCCCATGTTTTTTGTTTTACATAAACTAAGTGAATAAACCTTAAGTACCGAACCAACCCTCCTTGTATAATACCAATTAGAATTTGTTTTTTACCTATGGGAAAATAATTGAAAAAAAAACTATATTTGATGTATGGAAACAGCAACAAAACCAAATCACATAGGCAGAAAGATTAGCCGCATCAGGGAACTAAGGGGCATGAAACAGGAAACTTTGGCAGAAGAACTGGGCATTAGCCAACAGGCTGTATCAAATATCGAAAAATCGGAGACCATCGACGATGTGAAATTGGAAGAAATTGCAAATGCTTTGGGAGTGACCAAGGAAGGCATCAAACAATTCAATGAAGAATCAATATTCAACTACTTCAATAGTTTCCATGACAGCAGCGCTTTTAATACGCACTGTACCTTCAATCCCTTGGACAAATTGATGGATGCACACGAAGAAAACAAAAAACTCTACGAACGTTTATTGAAAGCTGAACAAGACAAAATCACTTATTTAGAACAGCTATTGAAAGAAAAATAAATTTACTTAATAAAAATATACTTTCGCAAAGGGAATCATTTAAAACTGATTCCCTTTTTTATGCTTTAAACTTTGGTGGTAATGATTTAAGATTTCAATTGGAATAGTTGTCTGACCTCAAGATGAATCCGTTCAAAATTAGCCTGTATCTCGGCATCATTGTAACGATGTCTCGGTGGCGGCAAAGCCCTAGTAATGTTAGGCATTTTAAACTGGACCTTTCGATCCTTTCCGTCTGCAAACGAAATAAACTCGCCTTCCCTTAACCGAAAGAACACATCGGAACGTATTTTACTGACTTCCTTCTCCCCCGTACTTATCCTGGAATCAAAATCCAAACTATTTTGGCTTTTGCTGATCGTGGTCGTTGGTCTTTTGACAATCTCAAAAAAGCGTTCATAATATTTGGCGGTGTCTGGGTCATTGGCTTTTCCAAAAAATTGGTAGGAGAGATTGCTCAAAATAGCACGGCTTGCCTTATCGCCATACATCATATCATTTTGGGTTTTATCTTGCATTACATACACCGTTGAAATATCATAGCTCCGTAAGGTTGCCGGGATTCGATGCATATTGAGCAGCCTGATGGTGGGGGCTTCTTCCATAAGGATAAAAGAAGATTCCCGATGTCGTATACTCATTTGCTTTGTCATGGTATGGATAATAGTGGCAATCACCGGGGAATAAGCCGTTTCAAATTTAGGGTTGTTGACGATGGACACCACGGCTGGGTTTTTAGGATTATTGATATCCAAGGGCACTTCATCTGCAGAAAGAGTCATAAAGATGCGTTGGGTACTGATTTTCTTTAGGGCATTCGCCAGTGTACTCATCACCCCTGCCGTTTGGCGTTCGGAATCCCTTCCTGAAATAAAAGCATTCGCCATAGCCTTAGAGGTATAATCGGAACTCAAAAAATCAATGAGGCTATCGGTATCCAAATACTGATAGGTAGCAATCAAATGAGGAAGCGTACAATATTTAGGATGGGTGGTTTTGAGTTTCCATATAAGTCCTCCCAAAAGGCCTTCCACGGCATCATTAAAAAACTTGGAAGACCCTGAGGCGATGGATTCCCTTTGTTCCAATAGGTTTTCCAAGAGTACCCGCGATACTTCATTGACACTTTCCTCGTCTTCCACATATCTTGGGGCAATGGGATTCACCTTGGCATAGATATCATCAAAGGAAATGATATGGAAAGGACGGTTGGATTCCTTATATAGAGGGTAAGCCATTTCGGTAATCTCAAAATGTTTGTAATCATGGATAAGACCGCAAAATTGATACTGCTGAAAATGCTTTAACATATTATAGACCACTGATTCGGTCTTGCCACTACCAGCAGACCCAATAACGGAGGCACCCCTACGGATGTTTCGGAGTTTTATAGTGCCATTCTTTACCTTGATTTTCATGAAATATTTTCGCTGTGTTTTAGGCTGCTCCCAAACTGGGCGAATCCAAACAAACAGGATATTTTTGATAATTATTAGGGGCAAGAACCAATAGCCCAATAGAGCCATGAGCTTGTCAGGATGTTGGAGGTAAAGTAAATAGCCTATCATGAATAGCCCTAGGGCATGGAAGCCATAGGCGAACCGCATATAACGATAACCAATGGCCATCAAGGCAATTAAGGAGCTATAGATACTGATTATTAAAACTGGTGTTGTCATAGGATTGTTTTTTTAAATGCCGATGGAGCTTGCGTTTTTTGCCACATCGATCGTTTTTTTTAATTGTTTGAAGGCTTTCAGTGCCAATTGCACTTGGTTGGTGGGAATGTTCAGGTTGGGGACGTGTATACCCGCTTTCCCCATCATCTTAAAGGCGGCACTTTTTTCATTGGTTGGGAGTGCCATCAGGTGCGCATAGAACTTGTAAGGTTCTTTGTTGTACATTTTATGTGCCGTATAGCTTTCCACAAAATTCCGCTCGTATTTGAAGAGTTTATCAAAGGTCTTTTCTGCCTTTTCAAAAAACTGGTCGCGTTCAAAGCCCCGCTTGACTGGGCTGCCGTTCAAGATGACCTCGGAGGCTTTGTGGGAACTTCCTGGGGACAAACTGAGCGTGTTGGTTACATCCTTGCGGCTAACAATGATATGTACATGGGTCTGGAGTCCCTGCTTTTTCATTCCCTGCACGACCATCTTGCCATTGATGTGGTGTGGGGCTTCTGCCTTGAGCTGTTTGATCGTTTTTTGTATGGCTTGGCTGTTGCCCTCCAACTCCCCTCTTCTGATCTTCACCAAGTCATGTTCCAATTTTACAATTTGTGACCTAAAAGGTTGGTTCTCCTTTATTTCCCTATCAAAGCCTTTATAGGTACGTTCGTACTCTATCTTGGCATAGTATTTTATGCTGTCCACCGATACGGGCGTCTCCCTATAAAAGGAACTGGCATAGTCCTTCATAGTTTCCCTGACATACTGCCGAAGTTTTTCTGGGTCATTACCGATGTGCTTCAGTTCCCTTTGGCTTGGACTGATGGTCAAGGAATAGAACTTAGGCTCGTTTTTTCTGAGTTTGGCGGTATTGCCATCAATGTCCTTGACGACATGTTTAGGGGATACATGGTCATGGTGCTGGTCAAAAAAGTGTTCTTGCAACTCAGGGGCTTTGTCATTGTTTTCCTTTTCCAGATAATCCACAAAATCGCCAGAGCTTTGTGAAAAGGTCGTGTCCAAATGTTGTTTGGTGATGGATATGTACATAATTAACTGTTTTTTATTTTCTCTTTAAGAGCCTCATAGTCTTCCAAGGTCATATCCAATTGAAGCTTGGGTTTGCCAAAACTGCTTTTTACAATACGTACCTTGGAAAACAGAATGTCCTCAAATTGTTGTTTGGTCTCTTTTAAATCCCTTTGGAGGGTGTTCTTTTCTTTTCTCAGCTCGATAGCTTCCAATGACGTAGCAAAGAAAGGGTCAGGTTTGATGTCCTGTTTGACCTCGACCAAACGTGGTTGTTTCTGTTTGGGAGGCGTTTGTTCAAACAGCAATTGTAGCATCGCTGTGGTCGGCTGTGTCTGGTGCTTTTCGATATCCTTTACAATGGCAACCAAAGCATTTATGCGCTTTTTGATATTGGCTTCCATGCCCCGCATGTTTGGGCCCAGGTCGGACATGGGCGACAATTGGTAGGTATCAAAAAAGTCCATCATATGATCCAGTGTCTCGGTATAGGATCCTCCTACTTTGGCACAAAACCCCTTGAACCGTTCTACGGTGTCCTTATGGAAATTGATACTTAAAAATCGGCGTTTCATATACTTTTTTATTTGATTATGTTAATGCACCCCAGTGTTTATGCGGGTTTCCAAGGGCATTAACATAATTTCGGTGTTTGTTCCTTTGAACAAATAAAATTTCAAATTACTTAAATAACTGATTTACAGTTATTTGTAAAAATATTAGATAACGCAATGCCGCTTTAGCGCATTGCCCTCTTGCTATACCTTTTCGTCCCGCTAGGGACAAAAATTTTCAGACGCCCAACCAAAGTCGGATGTCCTATTTTTAATTTATGGATTGGTCATTTTAGGAAAGTCAAATCAAAAAACGCAATGACCAAATGATGTTGGTATTCAACGTTATAAAGATAAGATTTTCAATTAATTACACATAAAAAAAACCCATCATAATAAATGGGCTTGTTTGGTTCAATTTGGTGTTCATATTTTGAAAACATATTTATAATTGTATAGATTTCGTATCGCTTCTTCTTCCAACAGGGTATCGTAATTAACATCGTATTCCCTGGCATAGTTCCTTAATTGCTCCCCAAATCGCTTTTCCACATCTTTTTTTGATTTGGAAATCAAGTGTAATTGGGTATCGTTATCGAGGTTGTTGTAATTCAAATAGACCATAATTGAGGTGTTAAATCATAACATACCGTTATCTGAAAAGCTGTAATATCCACCATCGGGAGCAATGATGATATGGTCCAAAACTTTCACATCAAAAAAAGCAGCGGCGTTCTTGATTTTTTCTGTGAGTTGTTTGTCGGCTTCACTGGGCATCAATTTTCCACTCGGGTGGCTATGCGATAAAATCACCCCTACCGAAAGGGATTTCAAAATGACGGCAAATAAAATGCGGACGTCCACCAATGTTCCGGTAATGCCACCAGTGGATAATTGATAAATCCCCTTGATTTTATTGGAGTTGTTCAATAATAGCACCTTAAAGGATTCCTGTATGCATATGGTGTCCTTATCCCATGTCTCAAAAAGTAGTCTTCCTGCATCAGCTGAACTTTTAATGGCAGGGGATTTTGATAGCGCTATTTTCTCTTTGTAACTGATTTTTATTTCGTTAACTTTGCTTCTCATTGTTTTTTTCTTTAGAGATTAATAATGAAAAGAGGGCACACACTAATTGAAAACTGGTTTTAGTGCCCTCTTTATTTTTGTTTACTCTTTGCCACCCAAAAGGAGTATTTCACTCACTACCACTTCGATCACATAGCGTTTTGTGCCGTTCTTGTCCTCATAACTTCTTGAGGTCAGTTTGCCCGCAATGGCAACTTCTTTCCCTTTGGTCACATATTTTTCAATAATTTTTACCGTTCTGCCCCAAGCCACAATATTGTGCCAATCCGTTTGGGTCTGTTTTTCGCCTTTGGCATTCTTGTAATGCTCATTGGTAGCCAATGGAAATTTTGCTACTATTTTTCCATTTTCCAAAGTTGTAATTGTTGGGTCTTGTCCGACGTTTCCAATTAACTGTACATGGTTTTTTAATGTTCCCATAATTAAATTGATTTAGTATCTACTAAAAAGCAGATGAGATTAATAATCAGTGATTTACTTATTGTATCCAGAAGCGTTTTTCTTTTTTGATTTTTTTTAGTGCCACTTCCTTTTTAGATATTTTGATATGATTTCATAATCTGATATTTTGATTTACTTCCCGTAGAGCCGTCAGCTGTTATCTTTTTTTGATGCCTGTTGTGATCCAATATTCAGGCTTGGTAAGACGTATAAAAAAGAGCGAGGCACGAGCCTGGCTTTATGCCGTCGTCCAAGAATGAATGTTGTTGTTTTGCCGTCAAAAAAAGGTAGGACGGTGATTGCTCGGAAGTGGATTAAAAGCCTCTGTGAAATTTAAAATAGCAGGAAGTGGGACTCAAAGGAATAATGGAATTCCTATTAAGCGGACTTAAGCCCTAAGTTTGAGATTGGGAATGTAGTATCTTGCGTTTTTCAGCAAGAATGACGGAATGGATATCCCAAACTTAGGGCTTGTGTCTAAGACTTTTTAATGAAGCGCTTTTCCCGAAATGGAGTTCACGGAATGTAGTGGTAATGGGCTGAAAAAGGTATTCCATTTAATAATTTACAATGGAAAATATTTTGCTAAGTGAAAGAAAAAATATATGCTGAAAGTGAGGATATTATTTTGTTAATCTATGATCAATATAAGGGTGTTCCCATTTCCCTGAAATCATATATAATTCATAATATATAAACCATTCCAGCGTCCAAGGTATTATCGTGCTATGTATATGATGCTTTTTGTTATCCCAATAAAAATCATCCGTTTTTGAGTGATATAAGCATAAGGTATTATCTTTTGGAAACATATGTATATCATTGTTATAAACAATATCTGGTTTAATTACAAACACTTTTGGTGGAGACAAACCATCATAAATAACCTTAAATTCATATTCTTTTGAATACTCAGTAGGCTTAGTGTGACCAAAACATATAAGCTTGTTATTTGAAATTGTACATTTTAAGAATGCATAATTTATTTCAATCAACTTTTTCTCTCTAACTAAAATAAGTTTAGTAGAGAGAAAAGTGTTTGATTTATTAAATCTATTTCTATGAAACTTTCTAACCGCCATAATTTGTATGTGGTTTATGTTTTATACCCTCATCACAGGATGTTATTGAACCATTCTTTTGAGCATAAGCTGAACCTGCTAAGATTTTTTCTGAAATAGCTTTAAGTGATGCTTCTTTAGCATCAGTATCCTCATCTTCACCTAATGGAAATTTATCACCTAAATGTTTTCTCCATAACTTGCTTGATTTTAATTGATTTGGTTCATTGTCAACAGCTATTTTAGCATCATCAATAAAATTATCTAAGTTGGATAAAAAATTATTTTTTCTACTATCATCATAATCTCCGAACAAATCGTCATATGGTGTTCCTGGAACAATACACTCGAAACTATCTTCTAAGGTTTCTTGAATTTTAATCAGTGTATCTTTTAAAGCGATATCATCTCTGTCATTGAATTGCATATTATTGGCAGCCAATATTGACATGGCCAAACCACTAGGCATTTTGTTTCTTTTATGATCGCCCCATGCTTTTAAATATTTGGTAATACGATGGAATTGTCCATTGTCATCTTTTTGAGACTTATACCAATTTACAACTTCTTTTGGATCACTTTCTTGTAAATCCTCATTTTTAACTGCAAGCAGGGGATGATCACTTCCTTTTGGAAAATAATATATTGGATAATCAATATGATAATCGGACTGATAAATAACCCGAACACATTTTTTACGATGTTCTGGTGGTGTTGATGTTGCTCCATCTACAGCATTCTTAACCCAAGTCTGTAAAGTTGTCCCAGTTACCCCTATTTCTCTTTTAAAATAAATACCATCGTCTAAATCGCATTCATCATCTTTTGTTAAAATTGTTGTACCCATTTTATAAGAACCCTGAATGTAAAATTCTGGTTTATACTCTGGATGATTGTCTTTAAAATACTTGCGTATTCTAGTTCTCAAAGTTTCCTTTGAATTTTTTAACCCTTCTTTTTTCTTTTTGGAGATGTTTAGATTTGCGTCAAAATCTAAGAACAATTTGTTGCAATTTGCCATGTGGTTGTTTTTTAAATTATTTAATTCGTTATTATTATTTTTAAGCAACAGATATACTGCTGCTACAAAAGGTATCCAATACATATTTCCCTTCGTTTTGAAATTTTCTTGTCCCTATTTCTGCTAATTTGTCAAGCTTGTTGGCGTTCGTTTCATCCATATTTACATGAAAATTATGATCAAAATCCAGATCAATTCTTTTGTATAAGAAGTCTTCATTGAATTGACTTAAAATAGATATGGAGTTGTGAGTTAATTGGGATTGACTTTGCATAAAAAGCTCAAAAATTCTCTTTTTTGAAATCCAGAGCCAATACCATACAGACCAAAGTTTTTTATTCTTTGCTTCAGAATACTTTAATTGCCCAGTTCCTATAGATAATAATTGAATATCCGATAACTCTTTTTCTAATCGTGTTGTAGCCTCAATTATCCCTATCATACTTGGGTTATTAGCATATATACCACCATCAACTTTATTTGAAAAAGTCTCTACTGTATCGGAATCTATTCGCTTAAATGTATTAGAATATGCATTGAAATAGGTAGGTGCTGCCGCTGTTGCCATGGCCGCCATATACATAGGTACATGCTTATCAATTAATAAATCTGTTGTATGTGGAGTTTTTAAAACCTGAGTGGCTCCATCTATTAAACTATATGTAGGAATTAATAGTTTTACTTTAGCATCAATTATTCTCGGATCTTCATTTTTTAAATGATACTTTATAAAAATATCCTTTATTAATTTCTCAAGAGGTTCATTTTTGTAAAATGGTTTTGTAAAAAAATTATAACTCTTACTACCAAATATTGTTTTGGCGTTTTTTTGATATAATTTCAAAATTTCTTTGGCTGGAATGCCTAATGATAATGCAAGGGCAATAATACCTCCTGTAGAAGTTCCACAAATTAAATCGAAATGCTTATGAATTTGACCTTCACCAATTTCTTCTTCTAGGCTAGTTAAAAATTTAGCAGGAAAAACACCTTTGATACCACCTCCATCTATTGATAGTATTTTAAATTTATCCATATAGTACAGTATTTAAGATTAATACTGCAAATATTAAACAGAATTGTGCAAGATAATTGCACAGTAAAAATAAAAATGTTGTCTTTAGGCGTTCTGCCTGTTGTTGAAGTTTTCTAAAATATTAAAAATGACATCTGCTTGTTGTTCATTAAATACACCATCAATACCTAGGGTATGGTAATTTTTGAAAGGAGAGTCATAAAGTTTTGAAGGATCAAT
Protein-coding regions in this window:
- a CDS encoding CBASS cGAMP synthase encodes the protein MYWIPFVAAVYLLLKNNNNELNNLKNNHMANCNKLFLDFDANLNISKKKKEGLKNSKETLRTRIRKYFKDNHPEYKPEFYIQGSYKMGTTILTKDDECDLDDGIYFKREIGVTGTTLQTWVKNAVDGATSTPPEHRKKCVRVIYQSDYHIDYPIYYFPKGSDHPLLAVKNEDLQESDPKEVVNWYKSQKDDNGQFHRITKYLKAWGDHKRNKMPSGLAMSILAANNMQFNDRDDIALKDTLIKIQETLEDSFECIVPGTPYDDLFGDYDDSRKNNFLSNLDNFIDDAKIAVDNEPNQLKSSKLWRKHLGDKFPLGEDEDTDAKEASLKAISEKILAGSAYAQKNGSITSCDEGIKHKPHTNYGG
- a CDS encoding BfmA/BtgA family mobilization protein, coding for MKRRFLSINFHKDTVERFKGFCAKVGGSYTETLDHMMDFFDTYQLSPMSDLGPNMRGMEANIKKRINALVAIVKDIEKHQTQPTTAMLQLLFEQTPPKQKQPRLVEVKQDIKPDPFFATSLEAIELRKEKNTLQRDLKETKQQFEDILFSKVRIVKSSFGKPKLQLDMTLEDYEALKEKIKNS
- the mobB gene encoding MobB family relaxase, encoding MYISITKQHLDTTFSQSSGDFVDYLEKENNDKAPELQEHFFDQHHDHVSPKHVVKDIDGNTAKLRKNEPKFYSLTISPSQRELKHIGNDPEKLRQYVRETMKDYASSFYRETPVSVDSIKYYAKIEYERTYKGFDREIKENQPFRSQIVKLEHDLVKIRRGELEGNSQAIQKTIKQLKAEAPHHINGKMVVQGMKKQGLQTHVHIIVSRKDVTNTLSLSPGSSHKASEVILNGSPVKRGFERDQFFEKAEKTFDKLFKYERNFVESYTAHKMYNKEPYKFYAHLMALPTNEKSAAFKMMGKAGIHVPNLNIPTNQVQLALKAFKQLKKTIDVAKNASSIGI
- a CDS encoding single-stranded DNA-binding protein, producing MGTLKNHVQLIGNVGQDPTITTLENGKIVAKFPLATNEHYKNAKGEKQTQTDWHNIVAWGRTVKIIEKYVTKGKEVAIAGKLTSRSYEDKNGTKRYVIEVVVSEILLLGGKE
- a CDS encoding helix-turn-helix domain-containing protein, translated to METATKPNHIGRKISRIRELRGMKQETLAEELGISQQAVSNIEKSETIDDVKLEEIANALGVTKEGIKQFNEESIFNYFNSFHDSSAFNTHCTFNPLDKLMDAHEENKKLYERLLKAEQDKITYLEQLLKEK
- a CDS encoding CBASS cGAMP-activated phospholipase; the encoded protein is MDKFKILSIDGGGIKGVFPAKFLTSLEEEIGEGQIHKHFDLICGTSTGGIIALALSLGIPAKEILKLYQKNAKTIFGSKSYNFFTKPFYKNEPLEKLIKDIFIKYHLKNEDPRIIDAKVKLLIPTYSLIDGATQVLKTPHTTDLLIDKHVPMYMAAMATAAAPTYFNAYSNTFKRIDSDTVETFSNKVDGGIYANNPSMIGIIEATTRLEKELSDIQLLSIGTGQLKYSEAKNKKLWSVWYWLWISKKRIFELFMQSQSQLTHNSISILSQFNEDFLYKRIDLDFDHNFHVNMDETNANKLDKLAEIGTRKFQNEGKYVLDTFCSSSISVA
- a CDS encoding type IV secretory system conjugative DNA transfer family protein gives rise to the protein MTTPVLIISIYSSLIALMAIGYRYMRFAYGFHALGLFMIGYLLYLQHPDKLMALLGYWFLPLIIIKNILFVWIRPVWEQPKTQRKYFMKIKVKNGTIKLRNIRRGASVIGSAGSGKTESVVYNMLKHFQQYQFCGLIHDYKHFEITEMAYPLYKESNRPFHIISFDDIYAKVNPIAPRYVEDEESVNEVSRVLLENLLEQRESIASGSSKFFNDAVEGLLGGLIWKLKTTHPKYCTLPHLIATYQYLDTDSLIDFLSSDYTSKAMANAFISGRDSERQTAGVMSTLANALKKISTQRIFMTLSADEVPLDINNPKNPAVVSIVNNPKFETAYSPVIATIIHTMTKQMSIRHRESSFILMEEAPTIRLLNMHRIPATLRSYDISTVYVMQDKTQNDMMYGDKASRAILSNLSYQFFGKANDPDTAKYYERFFEIVKRPTTTISKSQNSLDFDSRISTGEKEVSKIRSDVFFRLREGEFISFADGKDRKVQFKMPNITRALPPPRHRYNDAEIQANFERIHLEVRQLFQLKS
- a CDS encoding JAB domain-containing protein translates to MRSKVNEIKISYKEKIALSKSPAIKSSADAGRLLFETWDKDTICIQESFKVLLLNNSNKIKGIYQLSTGGITGTLVDVRILFAVILKSLSVGVILSHSHPSGKLMPSEADKQLTEKIKNAAAFFDVKVLDHIIIAPDGGYYSFSDNGML